gaaatgtggtagttttttgtcaatTACTCTAAATGCCAAGAATAGTATAACCCGCTGACTACATTTTCAGTTGGAAGCAGCACAAGAGAAGGAGAAGGAACTGGTCAATGAAGTCCTGGAGCTACAATGGCGGTAATTATCTCTTATCTAATCTGTCCATAGTCTAAACCAAAAACAAGAAAAGAGCTCAGGATTGAAAGTTTGGAGCACTGCAGGTTATTGTGTGCACAGGATGAGGTGCAGAGGCTCAAAGCAAAGGCAGCCCAGGTACCAACATTTCACCGCATACGTGATCTTGTATCAGGGCACAATATCTGCATGTTCACATTGAGATGCTCCTATTTGACAGATCTGATGAGTGAATGTTGTTGGGGTTGTTGCTGATTGAACTCCAAGCTGCGCAGTGAGGATTAAGGACGCGTTATCATGTTAACAAAAGGAATGTGTCGTTATCGACTCTAAGTAGCTTACATACTTTGGCATAGGAGAGAAGAAAAGAACAACATGAAGATGATATAGTAGGTTGCAAGCCTGCACAAAGGCAGCAGTGCTTGAGTTACTATATGTGTATATAAAAAGTGATGCTATTTTTTTGTTAGCGTTCAGTTACCAAATTTTGTGCATCCACACTGATGAATGGATGACTGGGCCTCCTGTAGCCCCCTCAAAGATAAAATGCTATGGCAGCGCTGATTTTTTGTTGGAGCGCGGCATCATGCCAGGTTTGAGAAAAAGATTGTCTAGCTTTCAGGGAATTCTTCTTGCAAGGAACATAAAATATGGGGAATACGTGTCTATCCATTTCATTGCAGAGGGAATACCACCTTGGGATCTGGGAGTTATCTTTTCTGTCCCCTATGGGAATTGCATTGGTTCCTGTGAAATCATTGTGTTTTAAATAGGCATCGAGTATGAGTACTCTATTACTACCAACTGATGCAAGGATATCTTGGTGCAGCAAGATGTAGGATTTGGCATTCATGAAAGAATGCACTGGTGAATCTGTACAGAACTGCTTGTCGTCATGAATACAATCCAGGCCAATCACATAAAACACGCTAGAACTCATGTGTTAGCAATATATGTTTACATCTGTAATTTATGCCCACAACATTAAGCTTAATCAACACCTATCCTGTGCTATGCTACGTCATATTGGATCACTCCGATCCATTCCTAGGCCAGGCCTGTCTTCCTATGGATACACTCATCTTGCACGTGATATTTACATCAGTCAGTGGAAGGAACGGGGTCGGCAAACCGACAAAGTCAGTCCACATGGTGGTGTTCATTCTGTTTCTGAGTATAACCGGTATCCAGCAGGCTGAATTCGCGCTCCAAAACCCATGAAGATTCGTTTGACTTGGTGGTGCCTATCGTGTACTCGCGGAAGTATCCATCGTGAGTTACAACATAGACTACAGTCCTGCAAAAATTTACGATTGCTTATGAATATGATCTGGAAGGCATTAAATGTCAAGATGCATCTTGTGTGGAATTATGCGTGAATTTATTACCTCACATCAGGAAACTTGGAGGAATTTTGGGAATATTCTACGCTATGTACTGCTAGACAGCTACAATTCCAAAGGATTAGATTAGCAGTGAAACACAGGGAAGGGTCAGACGGAGCCAGAAGATCTTAAATGTACCTCTTGGTTTCTGCAGGGGCAATGTTGTGAATAACATGATGATTAGCTGGATCCAAAGCGTCGGAAATTGCTTTCGATCCAGGAATTATCGAACCGAGTAATTTATTTGTTTGGTTCCTGAAAAGTGAAGCACGTCAAAAATATGTCCACAAAAGTGGTTCGCGAATTACAATAGCTGAGAATTGAATGTAACCTTCCGTTTCTGGCTGCGTCAAGGAAAAACATGTGCAAAGAGCCTGATGAACTTGTGGCAGCAAGGACATCAGGCCGGTCGATGCATGGCCCAAATGAGAGCGAGTAAATTGTTGATGGATATGCTCCCCGCCGAAAACTATGCGACTGTTGATGTAAGAATTTAAAACGATATTAGGCAGAATGACAGTGCTTATCATGGTGGTAGAACAAAGATCAATAATGCTCACCTTAGTTGCTTGTGCCACGATATATACCCTAATCATTGTGCCCTTCTCAGAAGCTGTTGCTAGGTACATGCCATTGGAAGAAAATGCCATTGCAGCTAATGGAGACTCATGGGCGTCTATCTGTTGATCGATTACAAAGAGGGAAAAATATCAGTGGAAAGACATTTACATATCTTCAGATTACTAGGGTTGAGATTAAAGCCTCCAAAGTTGACTGAAAACGGTAGGGAAAAAAATCCTGTCTTGAAAGTTTCCTATTCTGATttatattccagaaaaaaatagGTTCCAAAAAAAATCCACATATATATGAATAAAATATTGCATGCCACCATAGTTACATGGCCATTGCCTTTTCAGTGATTCAAAATAATCAATGAGATCCAAAATAATCAATGAGTAGTTGGTTTTTACAGTGGTTCTCTCAAGAAAGATCCATGACTTGGAGAAGTGTAAATCCGTAAACGTAATAATGTTTACTCGGCTGTACAAATGATACAGAATGAACTAAACCTTCTGTGAATTACCTGGCATATTAATTCAGGTTCTGATGCTTTATACACTAAAGCAGATCCTTTTGATGTGCTCGCTGGGATGGCTAAATAACACCATTCTGAATTAGGAGCAAATGCACAAAGGCCTGGTATTTAAAATTAACAACGTTAGCAGCAAATATGCAAAGCAAATTTTGTTTCAAAGCAAAACTAGTTCAAAAATACTTTCTGAGTTGCCCCCAGATAATTGTCTGGAATAGTAGTATGAGCCGCAATTTGAAAATTTTGGGTAGGATGCTTACCTTTAGGATTATGTACCGTGTCAATTTCCTCCAAGATACGAGTGCTGTTTAGATCATAAATAAAGGTCTTGTCCTGCAAAACAACAATAAGCCTGCACATAATGTGACAACCTTTTTTATAATAAAACTCAATGAGAAAAATGCATGCATAACATCCCTGGTCCAAAACTCGATAGACATACAACAATTACACAAGTAAAAAATTATGTTATCACAGGAAGTCAGGAACTAATGGATAGAAGCAtcttttacattttctttttgcGAGGAATAGATAGAAGCATATGATTAAGCGTCATGATCTCTGACAGCATTGTTAATTAGAATGGACCTGCTAGACTTCTCTTCTCAAATTGCAGGATATATAAAGAACATAGAGGCTGATTGGTTTGCTACCAATATTTGgcattgccaatatttggcaaaaCCAAAAGTTGCCAACATTTGGCAACCTTCTGTGAGATTGACAACGAAAATTGGTATGCAACCAATCTCTAGCCAATGTTTGGCAGTTGCCAAAATTTGGCATGCCAACTTTTGGCAACAAACCAATTAGGCTCATAGTTATCACTAATGTACGACAGTCTTAAATGTGCTCAGGCAAACTAGAGATGGACCTAATTAGTAACAGGTGAGTGAAATACTATCTAGGGTACTCAGTCTCTTCTAGACAGGAAGGATTGGTGGTGTACCTCGTTCTACTAAACCGAACAGCCAAAATTGTACTCCTGAAGTTCAGATCCTTCTTTGAGGCGCCTGTAATGGTATTGAAGAGGCAAAGGCGACGAGGAGATCGTGAAGGCTGCAAAAGGCAATTTGAACCAACCACGTCATCCATGTAAAACTTGATTCCTCAAACTTCAACCGCACAACAACGAACAAATCGATTCGTCGAACTTCAACCGCACAACAGGGAACAAATAGAACGAAAACGAGGAAAAGAGCGCGTCAGATACCTGCTCCCCAGTTCCGACCATAGCAATGAGGTTCGTAGCAAACCACAGCTCCACGACATTCAGTCCTCCAAGTTCTGCAACCACAGAAGAGGCACATACGGTTTAACGCATTAGCTATTTATGATAAATTCATAGAGCGATAGTTATTGCCTAGGCGGGTTTAGTCACCCAATAATGCGTTGACAGAAAGGGAATTTGCATTGCTATCTGGTTCTACCCTCTACCAATGCACAATGATTGTGTTCACAACTAGTCTGAATTAGGCAGGAAGCACAAAGCAACCTTGATTGTTCAGCATAAGCTTCTACATAGAAGTAGCCGGTTTTACACTAGGAGCTACACAATTAACTTGTTCCAACTTCTAAGTACAATTGGATATTCGCAGTGAACGACTGCTATGAGGGGGAGAGCTCTGAAGCAAGCCTTACTGTTGTCGTTGCAGAGCCTCCCGGTCCGGGCATCGAAAATCTTGAACCCTTCCTTGGTCCCGACGGAGAACATGCTGAAGCAAAGCACAGGCAAACCCAGAGTCAGACCCAGCGCTCCCCTCCGGCGAATCCGACCCCCCAGACCCGCCGGAATCGAGCACGAGAGCGCATATCCCGCCGCCCCGCTCCCGCGCGTACCTGTTGTCCTGGTTGAAGGAGACGCAGAGAATCTGGGGCCGGGACGAGCCGCTcgccatcgccggcgccgccgcctgcTCGCTCGCCGGAATCggattttctttttctctcctCCGCGGCTGAAGGGGAAGTTCGGTTGCGCCGCCTGCGTGCGTGTCCGGGAATAAAGTAGTGAAAATATTCGGCGGTGGGATGGCTTTACGTGTAGCTTCTTCCCCGTTTCGTAGCCCAGTTGGGCGCCTTTGCGTGCGTCGTGGACAGATTAGAAGCTTCGGTTTAACGGTAAAACCAACGGAATCCGTTTTGGTAACGGCTCATACTCCTTTTTTTCTTGGCAAAATGTTCAGACTCCTGGAGAACAGAAGGACTTTTTTTTTTAAGAATGAAAAAAAAAGACATACTAGAGTGAGATTGTTGTAAGTTTTCTGAGACACGGCAGTTTTTGGCTGTGAAATTTGTGTATTTGAAGAGTGCCTCAGGCGTACGAAATTACATTTTCTTAAGTGGATGGATACAAATTCATCACGCCACGTGTGAAAAGCAGTCACACTTTTATTATGAGGATTTATTATTACATGAAATAGTTCGAAAAACTATGTGCTTTCATGTGAAAATAGTTTTGACCACTATAACATGATGGAGATGACTTTTTGGACATCCAATATCATGGGGAAAATAGGTTTTTTAGTGGTTTGTAAACTTGTTTATTTTCTTTAAGCAAAAGGGCAGTGCTATGTTGTATTCCCACGTTAGAAAATTCCTTATGTCAaggtaagagcatctacaaccggacatatCAAATATGACCCCTTAAACGCCCGCGGACGCGCCGGGTCAGTGACCGGGCGTGTCCGTTTTGAGCCCTCATTTATCCGTCCGCGCAACCACACTCCTTATTTTTCTCCTCATATGTCCAGTCACTTGCACGTGATTGGTGGAGACGAAGAGGGAGAAATAAAAGAATaaataaagaaagagaaaaggTGGTCCGGGATGGGGCCGCGTTCTACGTGGCGGACTGCCCGAGCGTGCCCGGGCGCGTCCGCGAGCCCTCATATCCTCCCCATATTTAAGATGGATATGAGGGTTCGCGGACAACCCGGGCGTATAGGGATGATATGAGGGGTCTGGTTGGGTCACATTTTTCCTTTTCTCTCATGTCTGGTCACTGACCGGGCGCGTCCGCAGGCGTATGAGGGATGGTTTGAGgcgtccggctgtagatgctctaacagTTCATATGTTTATTGAAAGAGTTGACTCGGTGAGCGTTAAATCCCCAGCTACATTGTGCTACACATCCAATGATGCGTGTGAGCAATGAGTTCATTAGGGAAGCAGATGTATTTTTTTCTTAACTCTTAGTTTTAGAAATAGTTGAAAAGGAGGCCATAAAATAGGCATGACACATTGTTGGAAAGTGAAAAAAAATATTATatgtgaaagtgctagttatcgactagaggggggtgaatagacggtttttatgaaagtcttcaaaacacgggggctttgaagacaaacaatagaaatgaacccaTTGATATGCAGCGAAAGGTAGACTACAcaagacaagccatagtcaagtaagcaatgaagtgaaagtacgaagactatcagcagctaggtagtatggatcaggatggaagatagtatgaagccaaacaacaaccagtcttcacacagtgaagacaatcagatcatgcaagcaggcaatgacttcacgaagacaaactgtaaagtaaagagatgggaaggatagaaccagttgcttggtgaggacaaggatttggtagaccagttcaagttgctgtgacaactgtacgtctggttagggaggctgagatttaactcagaagaccgtgtcttcacgttattccccttgagctaagaacacttagtcctcgcccaatcactctggtaagtcttcaaggtagacttccaaaccttcacagacttcgttcactggcaatccacaatggctcttggatgctcagaagacgcctaaccggctggaggattcatagtcctcaagtgtaacaagtcttcagatcacgcggacagaaagacttcagtgatgcctaacactctttggctctgggtgttttgggctttgtcctcgcaaggatctctctctctctctcaaatgcttcggaggagggttgctctcaaacgacaaaagccgtgcactaactctaagcagccaccaatttatggtttagggggtgggctatttatagccaggaggcaacccggcctgatttgtccgaaatgaccctgggtcactaaggaactgacacgtgtccaatggtcagatttcaaacacacgcggcagcttgacttgggctacaagtaaagctgactcatccagctctggataagatttgctctcattgtcttcgctcgaagacataggttttggttgagcatcacatcagtcactctgactttgttcacttggagcccacttaacagtacggtggttcctatgactcaacaaagaagaaaaggaaactacgaaacaactatgtcttcgcactccatagtcttcacgtgaatgtcttctcatgtcataatcttcagtgtgaatatcttcacagaccaccattgtcttcaatgtcttcacacatttttagggtcatctctggtaggtaaaccgaatcaataagtgactactacctgtgttatcttgcaattctcacaaacacattagtccctcaaccaagtttgtcgtcaatactccaaaaccaactaggggtggcactagatgcacttacaatctccccctttttggtgattgatgataaactggttgaagttttcaacggggataaaagtatgtgaaagttaaggattAAGGGATTGTCTTCGTAAGTAGTAAAAGGCTCCCcatgaagatgtgcatataagtagtttgtttttgaatgcaaatgcacatggcaggttttacttgtggagatcctaTTTAACttatgaatacaattcatcatgcatataaagagataacgaagataatgacatgcataatgaaaaatggacgtctgcggaaTGGCTTCATGCGGGATTTATCATTGCATCAAAGTAGCAGAagaagtagcagacgaccatcaggtttaagtgttacaactcaaagaaccaaatgtatcaaaagacgagagttgtaaagacttagcaaaaaaataatgcaaccacccataaggacccgcttgaagactataaACTCATaagcttctcccccttttgtcagtaatgaccaaaaaggttCGAAGACATAGAGTATCTATTCGTTCCCATCAGGTGCCGATGATGGAGCAGGGTCGACTTTGGAGTTAGGTGGTGCAGACAGGCCTGACGCAGTGTCGAGATGCAGTGCAGCCATGGTCGGTGAGGtggcgtcgtcttcttcatcgatgactctcgcaacaacagttgcagccgaagatgaaCGCTCAGAATCTTCAATTGAGGGAGTGCGGCGCCAGCTTGCATTTTGTGGAGgcctggagtcaaacttgaagtCCTCAGTGAAGCCACCTTCGCGAAGATCGTCTTCAGGACAGAGCAGTGTGAGACTCTTCCAGGACCGTCGACAGGCTTCATGGGCAAGAAACgagttcttggtggccaagtATCAAATGCGATTGACATCCATCAAGATATTCTGCATTTGACGCTTtagccagtcatgatgcttatcctgcttctgatgcaaggccacaagaagctctcggtcattgagaacacgagatcgcttccgaggcctttgggCAATCGTACTTGTAGTAGCTTCGGTCTTGGCGCGATGGGGCACTCTCATATTTCCAGCCAGAGGATAAACGGGGGTTGCGGCATTGGGAACAAGAATTCCCTCCAttggttgcgtgaagctttgaTGATCAGCATTATGAAGATGTAGAGGCTTCTTGGCAGGctcagggtagatggcttcaatgGACAGATCAACCTCAGGCAGGAAAACAATGTGGTTGCGCGCTGAGGGCTGATAGTCAATAGTGGAATGGAGCTTGATCAGgtgcatcacccatggagcatagaacttcaggccaaacagatcaatcccagacgcagcaagttgtctgatgaagaaatcctgggtattgaatctgatgccattgatgaTGTAGAACACCAAAGTCTTCATGGTTCCTTCTAGTTTGGCTTCAGAAGAATGTCCCTTGATCGACCATAGAGTATGCCTCAGGATATGATATACGGTGCGTGGAAAGTACTCGAGGTCCTTCACGAAGAAATCTTTGGGGTATTTAGCATCTtgaggcaatggcttcatcatactAAGCATCTGACGCATATTTGGCTCAGGCCTCTGAAAAATACTCTGCAGTTCATTTctatgaagctgacaaccaggctcgTACAACTCAactggagtgggcagggaagtaagctcgatTATGTCTTGAGATTTGGCTTCATGATGCACATCACCTaacatccactcaaggatccatgtcttcggatccctgttgtagcagCGAATATGGAGTGTGGCATAGaactgcagcagaagctcttcattccagtgctcTTTGTCTATCACAAATGGCAGAAGACCTACATCCCTGAAGCAGTCAAGAGCTTCTTCAAGACAGGGCAGCCTGGCAATAGCTTCACAATCAAGACGCATGTGTGGAAAGATGCGCTCTTGATTGTACAGAATGCAGGAGTAGTAGCTTCGCTGTTGATGGCTCCAAAATCGTTCGAAAGAGATCTTTGGCTTCGTGTAGGGAttcttggcactatcaaagaaggtgttgtgctCTCTGAAGCTGTGCACGCTAAAGGAATCATGTGTCATTGCAGTACTCGGAAGCCTTGGCAGCCTAGGCTTGGGCTTTTGAACTTGTGGCCtctgctccacatgatagtcataCTGTGGTCCGAGAGCAGTAGGAGGAACCATAATAGGCCATCTCACAGTGACCAGTTGACCTTCACGATTGAATGCTTGTTCCATGGTATGAGGCCTTGGAGGTGGAACAATGGCTTCAGCATTCACATTAGCTTCAGGCTCCACATTGTCGTCAGCCATGACAAAGTCATTGGCTTCAGCGGCGTTGTTTGTGGCAGCCTCAATGTTTTCAACCTCCGTTCGTTCAAGAATAGGAGGGTCTGGCACAATCACATTCTCCTCGATAATGACTTGATCTATAGATgggggtgtggcaactctttcttcttctctttctcctttatcttcatcggctgatgcaaccggaatgtcttcagcaactttggcttcagactcagagACATTCACAGTGggggtggcttcaggaaacacttgacgtgcgACTGAGCTTTGGTGTACTTCCCCCTCTGCAATGCTCGACATGGTGACCTGTGGCCtggggcctttgcgaagcctgcaaAATGCGGGCGACGCCTTTGGTGAAGGAGTGGTCTGCACCATGTAGTTGTCgtcgtcaagcaccggagtggtgacttgaggtggtggtGTTCTTAGTGTCTCATCGTGTACTAGGGTGTCTTGCTGTGGGCGCTCGGCCCATGAGTCATCCTAAGCAATTGACAtcaatggacgaccaatgctgataaGTTCACTGCTCGTTggagcaggcgatgataccgACTGGGGCTCGAGTTGAGggaggactacatcatcattaacattgtcatcatgaccaatgtcttcaactgtgatggggtcaacagctggaacttcttcatcttctggagcctctgtggaagcaggctcatggatCACAAGATGACGCTCTTGGTTGTTTTAGGCTGGAAGAGCAACAGAAATGGGTTCAACAATGAGGGGCTCAGAGGCCGCAGCAcgctctttctttgaagactttgtcttcaATTTCTTCTTGGATGGGGCATCATCAGAAGCATCCTTGTGCTTGCGTTTCCTGGCTTCAGCTTCAGCTTCCCTTGTTTTCTTCAGCTCTGAAGCTGCTGAGGTGACCTTTGGCTTCAAGCTAGTCATGCTAGCAGGGAAAACAATGTGAGGTTCTTCCTGCCTTGATGCTTCAGTTTGGGCCGCAACAgacttcttcttttgcttggcagccatcctggggtcgatgccaggacgcccaagggCCTTTCGCTTTTCAGCTTCATTGTGGGC
The sequence above is a segment of the Aegilops tauschii subsp. strangulata cultivar AL8/78 chromosome 6, Aet v6.0, whole genome shotgun sequence genome. Coding sequences within it:
- the LOC109755763 gene encoding autophagy-related protein 18b, encoding MASGSSRPQILCVSFNQDNSMFSVGTKEGFKIFDARTGRLCNDNKLGGLNVVELWFATNLIAMVGTGEQPSRSPRRLCLFNTITGASKKDLNFRSTILAVRFSRTRLIVVLQDKTFIYDLNSTRILEEIDTVHNPKGLCAFAPNSEWCYLAIPASTSKGSALVYKASEPELICQIDAHESPLAAMAFSSNGMYLATASEKGTMIRVYIVAQATKSHSFRRGAYPSTIYSLSFGPCIDRPDVLAATSSSGSLHMFFLDAARNGRNQTNKLLGSIIPGSKAISDALDPANHHVIHNIAPAETKSCLAVHSVEYSQNSSKFPDVRTVVYVVTHDGYFREYTIGTTKSNESSWVLEREFSLLDTGYTQKQNEHHHVD